AAGACTTTATGGTCTGTTCAACATTATTACTATGATTAATTGAGGTTGGATCTCAAACTCATGAGACTAGATTTAAGTATGCCATGACTTTCATAAATCAAGCTCAAAGTCAAAAGAGTTTACATTGTTCACTTCCCCTGCTTTAGATTGTTCAATTCAGTAACAGCTTGAATGATCAAATGCAAGTACTTGATTTTGAAAACTGTtgggaaaataaaaatgaaaagtttGTTCTAGATTGTTCACTTCCCCCTGCCTTGTTCTTGAAGAGAAGACTTGCGAAGTCACATGGGGAAAACTGAGGGTACTTAACAAGATGCAAGATGGTAACTGCAACAAGGCAGTGATGGTAACTGCAACAAGGCAGTGATGGAAAAACTAAAGGAACTGTTAAAACCTTTGCAATCTGAGTATCTAATGTCCTTCAAAATTTAGTTTCCCAATGCTGATTCTAGCCAATTTGATATTACAATTCAATCCCTTATATTTaccaatatatttttatatgtttcggACTTGGGATTCTCAGTATAAATAAGCATTTGGCAATATTATAGTTCAATTAACCAAATCATGaaataatactttttaaaattttttttcttttaatttgatCGTCATGCAAAGATATATTTCTATGGATATACGAAATCAATTACTGATTGCTGGAATTAGAACATACAAGAAGTCTAAGCAAATTTATAGTTGAATTAAATTTCTTGGTAGGTTCTGTGTGAATACAAGAAGTAAAGCAACAGACAATATACTGcataaaatcaaaatcaataaaGCATTTCTCTGGCTTGTTTAGGCATCTTGGACTTAGTTAGAACGATTGATGCCGGCTGTAGTGTAACACTGCAATAAAGCATGTGTAAGATTAATGTGAGATTGTGATCCCACATCGGCCAGAGACCTAAAAAACTTTTGAAACTATTTTTTAGTTAACtcaaaatgattaattaaattatttaatagttcgTGCTAGAAACTATaatattcattttctttcatcgATGTGGAATCACAATTCCACAATTAATGTTTTGATTAATGTTAATTTGCACATGGCTTTCATGCCAGTTGCTTTTTCCCATACTTGTAAACAACTTTGTCTTCAACTTTTCGCCACAAGAATCAGATTCAACAGGGACAGATAGTATCCCAAGTAGTTTCCATTAATTTGCCTTTACTGCATTGTTCATTaacattcttcttcttcttctctttcctgGGAGTTGACATAGGTCTGGATGTTGTCTGTTTCTATCAGCAACAACAGCAAGTGTTTCGTTATGTTCTTATTACAAAGTACTAACGAGAGTTCCATTAAGTTCTTGTCGAGTGAAATATGTTGGCAAAAAATGCCAGCATTTGACTTGGATTGTGCAATTATGAGGAAGGTCAGTCCATTGTTTGTCCTCTAAAGCTTATCAGAAGAAGACAGAAAATAAAATGGGTCAATGCTTGTTTCCAGAGGAAATCTACGAGTTGCCACTAAGGAATTGAAATGCCTTCCTATATGTGTTGTTTAATTGACAAGCTCCCAGAGGTAAAACTATGCATAAAGATTTTGCGACCGCACTTGGTAATGCCGTCagtataaatataaaacttcaaaaaccctGGGtcgttgtttttcagaagagcTTTGATCATTACTTCCAAATATTCAATTCATTATTAAATCAAGCATTTTACACCTAAAGAACATACCCTCAGCTATTAAGCTCTAGCACCTAGGCTAATTCTTTAATCCTCATTCAAAGATGACAGCAATTGGACTTCTAACACTATACAAGTCTGACTTCCAAGTAAGATAGCCTTGAGCAAAAGATCTAGTGGCATCCTCATTTTTGCTAAATGTCACCGAGTATGTTGCTTTCTGGTTCACTGCATTGAATACTAGCGTAGTAGGCGTTACTTCTACATTTACACCTCGTGGGGCAATAATCTCATGGGTGAAAGATGACCCTGACAGGCCGACATTTGTTACTGTTCTTGTGTATTTCCTTGGATCGGATGCCaatttgatagaaaatgaaggaTAATTCAGCTGAGCTTCAGGTATACTTGAACCATTTGAGCATTTCACTGTGCGCTGCacgataatttttatttctttgtctgAATAGCCTAAGCCACAAAGATAAGGAATGTAATCTTCAGGTTGGATATCATAAAACTAAGCCTGGATTATTTGCTTCTGATGGGTTCACATGGCCTGCACCAATATCAAATACATTAGCAGGAACAAGTTGTTGATCAGAAATGGGCTTGCCTTCCATGTTTGATAAACGAGCAGTAGTTATAATGGCAGATTTTATGGCAGCAGGTGACCAGTCAGGGTGAGCACTTTTGAGCAAAGCAGCAACACCACTAATATGAGGACAAGACATTGAGGTGCCTGAGATCATATTGAATGTTGATTTTGTATTGGGCCCATCATCAGCTGAAATTGGCCAAGCCGCTAAAATGCTCACACCAGGGCCTATAATGTCTGGTTTCAATATCCCAGGACTTGCCAAGCTAGGACCTCTCGAGGAANNNNNNNNNNNNNNNNNNNNNNNNNNNNNNNNNNNNNNNNNNNNNNNNNNNNNNNNNNNNNNNNNNNNNNNNNNNNNNNNNNNNNNNNNNNNNNNNNNNNNNNNNNNNNNNNNNNNNNNNNNNNNNNNNNNNNNNNNNNNNNNNNNNNNNNNNNNNNNNNNNNNNNNNNNNNNNNNNNNNNNNNNNNNNNNNNNNNNNNNNNNNNNNNNNNNNNNNNNNNNNNNNNNNNNNNNNNNNNNNNNNNNNNNNNNNNNNNNNNNNNNNNNNNNNNNNNNNNNNNNNNNNNNNNNNNNNNNNNNNNNNNNNNNNNNNNNNNNNNNNNNNNNNNNNNNNNNNNNNNNNNNNNNNNNNNNNNNNNNNNNNNNNNNNNNNNNNNNNNNNNNNNNNNNNNNNNNNNNNNNNNNNNNNNNNNNNNNNNNNNNNNNNNNNNNNNNNNNNNNNNNNNNNNNNNNNNNNNNNNNNNNNNNNNNNNNNNNNNNNNNNNNNNNNNNNNNNNNNNNNNNNNNNNNNNNNNNNNNNNNNNNNNNNNNNNNNNNNNNNNNNNNNNNNNNNNNNNNNNNNNNNNNNNNNNNNNNNNNNNNNNNNNNNNNNNNNNNNNNNNNNNNNNNNNNNNNNNNNNNNNNNNNNNNNNNNNNNNNNNNNNNNNNNNNNNNNNNNNNNNNNNNNNNNNNNNNNNNNNNNNNNNNNNNNNNNNNNNNNNNNNNNNNNNNNNNNNNNNNNNNNNNNNNNNNNNNNNNNNNNNNNNNNNNNNNNNNNNNNNNNNNNNNNNNNNNNNNNNNNNNNNNNNNNNNNNNNNNNNNNNNNNNNNNNNNNNNNNNNNNNNNNNNNNNNNNNNNNNNNNNNNNNNNNNNNNNNNNNNNNNNNNNNNNNNNNNNNNNNNNNNNNNNNNNNNNNNNNNNNNNNNNNNNNNNNNNNNNNNNNNNNNNNNNNNNNNNNNNNNNNNNNNNNNNNNNNNNNNNNNNNNNNNNNNNNNNNNNNNNNNNNNNNNNNNNNNNNNNNNNNNNNNNNNNNNNNNNNNNNNNNNNNNNNNNNNNNNNNNNNNNNNNNNNNNNNNNNNNNNNNNNNNNNNNNNNNNNNNNNNNNNNNNNNNNNNNNNNNNNNNNNNNNNNNNNNNNNNNNNNNNNNNNNNNNNNNNNNNNNNNNNNNNNNNNNNNNNNNNNNNNNNNNNNNNNNNNNNNNNNNNNNNNNNNNNNNNNNNNNNNNNNNNNNNNNNNNNNNNNNNNNNNNNNNNNNNNNNNNNNNNNNNNNNNNNNNNNNNNNNNNNNNNNNNNNNNNNNNNNNNNNNNNNNNNNNNNNNNNNNNNNNNNNNNNNNNNNNNNNNNNNNNNNNNNNNNNNNNNNNNNNNNNNNNNNNNNNNNNNNNNNNNNNNNNNNNNNNNNNNNNNNNNNNNNNNNNNNNNNNNNNNNNNNNNNNNNNNNNNNNNNNNNNNNNNNNNNNNNNNNNNNNNNNNNNNNNNNNNNNNNNNNNNNNNNNNNNNNNNNNNNNNNNNNNNNNNNNNNNNNNNNNNNNNNNNNNNNNNNNNNNNNNNNNNNNNNNNNNNNNNNNNNNNNNNNNNNNNNNNNNNNNNNNNNNNNNNNNNNNNNNNNNNNNNNNNNNNNNNNNNNNNNNNNNNNNNNNNNNNNNNNNNNNNNNNNNNNNNNNNNNNNNNNNNNNNNNNNNNNNNNNNNNNNNNNNNNNNNNNNNNNNNNNNNNNNNNNNNNNNNNNNNNNNNNNNNNNNNNNNNNNNNNNNNNNNNNNNNNNNNNNNNNNNNNNNNNNNNNNNNNNNNNNNNNNNNNNNNNNNNNNNNNNNNNNNNNNNNNNNNNNNNNNNNNNNNNNNNNNNNNNNNNNNNNNNNNNNNNNNNNNNNNNNNNNNNNNNNNNNNNNNNNNNNNNNNNNNNNNNNNNNNNNNNNNNNNNNNNNNNNNNNNNNNNNNNNNNNNNNNNNNNNNNNNNNNNNNNNNNNNNNNNNNNNNNNNNNNNNNNNNNNNNNNNNNNNNNNNNNNNNNNNNNNNNNNNNNNNNNNNNNNNNNNNNNNNNNNNNNNNNNNNNNNNNNNNNNNNNNNNNNNNNNNNNNNNNNNNNNNNNNNNNNNNNNNNNNNNNNNNNNNNNNNNNNNNNNNNCATATACAGCATCCTACTTTACAAGGGGACAAAGACGTGAAAAGTAAGATAATAATGATGGCATTACAAAGTTGGAGTTCGTGTTTgaatttttcctttatttttactCATTTAAGCTTTTGGGAATTGACCCAGTAGAAAAATCAGAAAATTTTCAGATAGAAGTTTTTCCTTAGTACTTGGTAATGCCCCGCCAGTCCATGTCAGAACAGTGCTGTGATAATTCTTATGCCAGGTCATGTTTTCTTCCAACATTAAGGGACTGTTGTCCAGTACCAAGTGGTTTATCTTTCTTGTTAATTACATACTTTGAAGTTTGCTCCACAAGAATTAGATTTGACTCGGAGAGAGTGTTCCAAGCAATTTCCAAGTTCCCTTTTGTGCAGTACATAACTAACTCGTACCTTTTCAATTTTGTTTGCAACATAGTTGACCCTTCTAATTACCTATAGTTAATTACACTATCTGCTGAGTTTTGCATTTGATAAATCACACAAGACTTTATGGTCTGTTCAACATTATTACTATGATTAATTAAGGTTGGATCACAAACTCATGAGACTAGATTTAAGTATCCCATGACTTTCATAAATCAAGCTCAAAGTCAAAAGAGTTTACATTGTTCACTTCCCCTGCTTTAGATTGTTCAATTCAGTAACAGCTTGAATGATCAAATGCAAGTACTTGATTTTGAAAACTGTtgggaaaataaaaatgaaaagtttGTTCTAGATTGTTCACTTCCCCCTGCCTTGTTCTTGAAGAGAAGACTTGCGAAGTCACATGGGGAAAACTGAGGGTACTTAACAAGATGCAAGATGGTAACTGCAACAAGGCAGTGATGGAAAAACTAAAGGAACTGTTAAAACCTTTGCAATCTGAGTATCTAATGTCCTTCAAAATTTAGTTTCCCAATGCTGATTCTAGCCAATTTGATATTACAATTCAATCTCTTATATTTaccaatatatttttatatgtttcggACTTGGGATTCTCAGTATAAATAAGCATTTGGCAATATTATAGTTCAATTAACCAAATCATGaaataatactttttaaaattttttttcttttaatttgatCGTCATGCAAAGATATATTTCTATGGATATACGAAATCAATTACTGATTGCTGGAATTAGAACATACAAGAAGTCTAAGCAAATTTATAGTTGAATTAAATTTCTTGGTAGGTTCTGTGTGAATACAAGAAGTAAAGCAACAGACAATATACTGcataaaatcaaaatcaataaaGCATTTCTCTGGCTTGTTTAGCCATCTTGGACTTAGTTAGAACGATTGATGCCGGCTGTAGTGTAACACTGCAATAAAGCATGTGTAAGATTAATGTGAGATTGTGATCCCACATCGGCCAGAGACCTAAAAAACTTTTGAAACTATTTTTTAGTTAACtcaaaatgattaattaaattatttaatagttcgTGCTAGAAACTATaatattcattttctttcatcgATGTGGAATCACAATTCCACAATTAATGTTTTGATTAATGTTAATTTGGACATGGCTTTCATGCCAGTTGCTTTTTCCCATACTTGTAAACAACTTTGTCTTCAACTTTTCGCCACAAGAATCAGATTCAACAGGGACAGATAGTATCCCAAGTAGTTTCCATTAATTTGCCTTTACTGCATTGTTCATTaacattcttcttcttcttctctttcctgGGAGTTGACATAGGTCTGGAACGTTGTCTGTTTCTTTCAGCAACAACAGCAAGTGTTTGGTTATGTTCTTATTACAAAGTACTAACGAGAGTTCCATTAAGTTCTTGTCGAGTGAAATATGTTGGCAAAAAATGCCAGCATTTGACTTGGATTGTGCAATTATGAGGAAGGTCAGTCCATTGTTTTTCCTCTAAAGCTTATCAGAAGAAGACAGAAAATAAAATGGGTCAATGCTTGTTTCCAGAGGAAATCTACGAGTTGCCACTAAGGAATTGAAATGCCTTCCTATATGTGTTGTTTAATTGACAAGCTCCCAGAGGTAAAACTATGCATAAAGATTTTGCGACCGCACTTGGTAATGCCGTCagtataaatataaaacttcaaaaaccctGGGtcgttgtttttcagaagagcTTTGATCATTGCTTCCAAATATTCAATTCATTATTAAATCAAGCATTTTACACCTAGAGAACATACCCTCAGCTATTAAGCTCTAGCACCTAGGCTAATTCTTTAATCCTCATTCAAAGATGACAGCAATTGGACTTCTAACACTATACAAGTCTGACTTCCAAGTAAGATAGCCTTGAGCAAAAGATCCAGTGGCATCCTCATTTTTGCTAAATGTCACCGAGTATGTTGCTTTCTGGTTCACTGCATTGAATACTAGCGTAGTAGGCGTTACTTCTACATTTACACCTCGTGGGGCAATAATCTCATGGGTGAAAGATGACCCTGACAGGCCGACATTTGTTACTGTTCTTGTGTATTTCCTTGGATCGGATGCCaatttgatagaaaatgaaggaTAATTCAGCTGAGCTTCAGGTATACTTGAACCATTTGAGCATTTCACTGTGCGCTGCacgataatttttatttctttgtctgAATAGCCTAAGCCACAAAGATAAGGAATGTAATCTTCAGGTTGGATATCATAAACTAAGCCTGGATTATTTGCTTCTGATGGGTTCACATGGCCTGCACCAATATCAAATACATTAGCAGGAACAAGTTGTTGATCAGAAATGGGCTTGCCTTCCATGTTTGATAAACGAGCAGTAGTTATAATGGCAGATTTTATGGCAGCAGGTGACCAGTCAGGGTGAGCACTTTTGAGCAAAGCAGCAACACCACTAATATGAGGACAAGACATTGAGGTGCCTGAGATCATATTGAATGTTGATTTTGTATTGGGCCCATCATCAGCTGAAATTGGCCAAGCCGCTAAAATGCTCACACCAGGGCCTATAATGTCTGGTTTCAATATCCCAGGACTTGCCAAGCTAGGACCTCTCGAGGAAAAGGAAGCAaccttaggagcatccagcaaACCGGTTACTGTTCCTTCAAACTTGATTGTAGCAATTGGTGATGCTATGGAGTCTAAATATGATTTGATGGCTAATCCATCCATGTAACTCACATGTGATGCTGGTAGAACATGAGCATCAGCTGAGGTGACATAGCCACTGAGCTCATCATTCATTAGAATCATGGCTACACCGCCTCCATCCAGCACTTCTTCGCCTTTGCCAATCCTATCTATCTCCCCTCCTCTCTCGCATAATACTATCTTCCCTTTGATATCAACATTGCGCAGTGATCCTGGTGCACAAAATGCAGATAATTCATCGCCATTTGCCCCTGCATAAACAAGTGGGAAGAAGAATGAAGGGAAATCTTCTGGCTGAAAAAGGGATTGACCATCAAAAGTTGAGTTATTTCCAAGCAAAACTGTTGCTCTTATTTCTCTATCTACAGTGCTTGCTCCTACTGTTGCGATCCACGGAGCCTCATTTGATAAAGAGCTTTCATCTGGACCTGAATTACCAGCTGAGCAACTCACAAAAGTCCCCTTTTGAATAGCCCTAAATGCCCCTATTGCAATACCGTCATTGTAGAAAGGAAGCGGAGATCCTCCAAGAGAAAGTGAAAGCACATCAACACCATCATCAACCGCAGAATCCATTGCAGCCAATATCTCAGCCTCTCCGCAACCTGCTTCACTGCAAACTTTGTACATTGCCAAGTGGGCTAACGGTGCAATGCCAACCGCAGTGCCATTGGCTTGCCCATAAAAATTGGCTCCTTGAACTGGACTTCCCGCTGCTGTGCTAGCTGTATGAGTCCCATGCCCTATCTCATCATATGGAGGAACACCAGCAGAAATGAAATTTCTTGCACCAATGAGCTTTCTATTGCATGTTGTCTCACTGAATTCGCATTTTCCTTTCCATTTTACTGGTGGAGAAGGCATTCCTTTGTCACTAAATGAAGAGTGATCAGGTGTTATTCCAGTGTCCAGAAGTCCTATAATGACTCCCTTCCCATATTTGGAATAGTTCCAAAATCCTATATTGGGTTGCAAACCCAAGAAGCTGGGAGTATGAGTTGTGTGAAGAGAGAACATCTTCTCTGGACGAGCTGAGACAAATCCTTTTTTCCTTTCCATGAATTTTACTTCTTGTGCTGTTATTTTCGCAGCGAACCCGACAATCACATTGCGGTAGGAATATAGAATGTGGGGTTGGTTTGATTTTAAGGCGGAAGCTGGTAAAAATGTCTGATACCAGCGGTCTAATTCTTTAGGCCGCATTAGTACTGCACGTTCTGGTTTCTCTAGAAAGACAATGTAAGTTTGTAATTTTCCTTCCCCTTTGGTTGCCAAGGACGAACTAATTTTGAAAGCAAAGCTAAGTAGAAACAGGGAGACCATTTCTGGTAACAAGTTACACATCTTGTTCTGCATTTCCAACTTAGCACGAGAAGGCGATGTTTCAGAGGCATTAAAAGAGAGAAGTAGTGGAAATAAATGGCAGGTTCTTCTAGATATGAATGACCAGTCCTTGAAGAGAATTATCTTGTTCACAGAATCTATGCTGCCGAAAGGTTTGAGACTTTGAATAAGACTTGGTAATTTTTCCGTTGTCTTAGCAACAAACGATAGAATCAATATATGGAGGCGGATTTACCACCGATAATAATTGGATATTTcaccttaattttatttatttttttacaataatatcagtaaatgataaaatttcagCCAAATTTCCAACATACAACAAGGCACCAGAAgcagggttttttttttttaaatatatatttggcCTCTTTCTTGATATTCTGAATCCcatcaatctctccatctcatCTGTGTTTTATGTAAAATCTGTTCTTTCTGTTGAATGGATGAACAAATAAAATCCCATTAATCTCTCATTTGTTGTTTTATTCGAATATACAGGCTCAATGCCCCCCTATTAATTTAACAGGCTCAAAATGGACAAGGGTTTCTGAACCCACTAACAGTGATCCACACTCTCAATATAAGGCTTAGGAGCTTAGCCCAGAAGAGCAGCATGAGGTCCAGATTTATGATGAATTTTTCCCATTTAATTATATAagttattttacatttttaattatatgatttaatatttttaaccatatatatatacataacacAAATTATAATAATGAAGACACCAATCTAATACATTTTATAATTTGTCAAAGTTTCAAACATTGTGACAGGAGTAATTCTCCGATTCCATCTTGTTATTCTACCATGGAGGTTTGTTTTTTCTTCCAGGTGCAGTTAAcaattgcttcttttttttttctttaatttggggaagaataaattttcatttttttacaaaaatacgC
This is a stretch of genomic DNA from Manihot esculenta cultivar AM560-2 chromosome 2, M.esculenta_v8, whole genome shotgun sequence. It encodes these proteins:
- the LOC110603953 gene encoding subtilisin-like protease: MQNKMCNLLPEMVSLFLLSFAFKISSSLATKGEGKLQTYIVFLEKPERAVLMRPKELDRWYQTFLPASALKSNQPHILYSYRNVIVGFAAKITAQEVKFMERKKGFVSARPEKMFSLHTTHTPSFLGLQPNIGFWNYSKYGKGVIIGLLDTGITPDHSSFSDKGMPSPPVKWKGKCEFSETTCNRKLIGARNFISAGVPPYDEIGHGTHTASTAAGSPVQGANFYGQANGTAVGIAPLAHLAMYKVCSEAGCGEAEILAAMDSAVDDGVDVLSLSLGGSPLPFYNDGIAIGAFRAIQKGTFVSCSAGNSGPDESSLSNEAPWIATVGASTVDREIRATVLLGNNSTFDGQSLFQPEDFPSFFFPLVYAGANGDELSAFCAPGSLRNVDIKGKIVLCERGGEIDRIGKGEEVLDGGGVAMILMNDELSGYVTSADAHVLPASHVSYMDGLAIKSYLDSIASPIATIKFEGTVTGLLDAPKVASFSSRGPSLASPGILKPDIIGPGVSILAAWPISADDGPNTKSTFNMISGTSMSCPHISGVAALLKSAHPDWSPAAIKSAIITTARLSNMEGKPISDQQLVPANVFDIGAGHVNPSEANNPGLVYDIQPEDYIPYLCGLGYSDKEIKIIVQRTVKCSNGSSIPEAQLNYPSFSIKLASDPRKYTRTVTNVGLSGSSFTHEIIAPRGVNVEVTPTTLVFNAVNQKATYSVTFSKNEDATGSFAQGYLTWKSDLYSVRSPIAVIFE